A region from the Janthinobacterium agaricidamnosum genome encodes:
- a CDS encoding hybrid sensor histidine kinase/response regulator: MDNDSRASVLYVDDEALACKYFERAVGQRYRVLTAQSVDAALALLEDEAGQIDVLVTDYRMPDRLGSELLQEVAQRYPHIVCMLVTAYADKDVLLELINGGTLFRLLEKPLDLAAMQAALQLAVQTGRERAARRQGLVAMEESLAFLAHELNTPLAAIANFARGIARRAQADAAPQAEIGEAAALMHDNARYCLSVLASFVDTVRLASAGPGMQGGRRAGSARQLLDALLDSYPLSTDQRAAITVEVGDDFSIAESPNCVALILSSVLANALRSAGEQARPAIGIRIDAGRIAVRDNGAGIAPEIVTQLLSDPVSAGGGEGKGWGMVFCHRMMQSFGGNLDIATEFDTSTTVTLNFPVHIRNEHD, translated from the coding sequence ATGGATAACGATAGCCGCGCCAGCGTGCTGTACGTGGACGACGAAGCGCTCGCCTGCAAGTATTTCGAGCGCGCCGTCGGCCAGCGCTACCGCGTACTGACGGCGCAGAGCGTCGATGCTGCGCTGGCCTTGCTGGAAGACGAGGCCGGCCAGATCGACGTGCTCGTCACCGATTACCGCATGCCGGACCGCCTGGGCAGCGAATTGCTGCAGGAAGTGGCGCAGCGCTATCCGCACATCGTCTGCATGCTCGTCACCGCGTATGCAGACAAGGACGTGCTGCTCGAGCTGATCAACGGCGGCACCTTGTTCCGTTTGCTGGAAAAACCGCTCGACCTGGCCGCCATGCAAGCGGCGCTGCAGCTGGCCGTGCAGACGGGACGCGAGCGCGCCGCCCGCCGCCAGGGCCTGGTGGCGATGGAGGAATCGCTGGCCTTTCTCGCGCATGAATTGAACACGCCGCTGGCGGCCATCGCCAATTTTGCGCGCGGCATTGCGCGCCGCGCGCAGGCGGACGCCGCACCGCAGGCCGAGATCGGCGAAGCGGCCGCCTTGATGCACGACAATGCGCGCTATTGTTTGTCCGTGCTGGCCAGCTTTGTCGACACGGTGCGCCTGGCCAGCGCCGGGCCCGGCATGCAGGGCGGACGCCGCGCCGGCAGCGCGCGCCAGCTGCTGGATGCCTTGCTCGACAGCTATCCCTTGAGCACGGACCAGCGCGCCGCCATTACGGTGGAAGTGGGCGACGATTTCTCCATTGCCGAGTCGCCCAATTGCGTCGCGCTGATTTTATCGTCGGTGCTGGCGAATGCCTTGCGTTCGGCCGGCGAGCAAGCCCGTCCTGCGATCGGCATCCGTATCGATGCGGGCCGCATCGCGGTGCGCGACAATGGCGCCGGCATCGCCCCCGAGATCGTTACACAGCTGTTGAGTGACCCCGTCAGTGCCGGTGGCGGCGAAGGCAAGGGCTGGGGCATGGTGTTTTGCCACCGCATGATGCAGTCGTTCGGCGGCAACCTCGATATCGCCACCGAATTTGACACTTCCACCACGGTAACCCTGAATTTTCCAGTACATATAAGGAACGAGCATGATTGA
- a CDS encoding class I SAM-dependent methyltransferase — MYSQSQIDPVVSFRNTQGEAVRGTIFNLQRNSLVMEIYNPYSIVQVSEVLNDVTVRMGAKNAYVGKAVVISSVNTGLTAIVSVTLIDEWRELSDVVVVKGAVLKESSAFVAGWGERFRIRRDYQIVVNEMRAFLSEVARWVEQVDLSDSLPKENGRLRPDIFDELALPLMEQTQLYLRQLEVEASLVEEERAPAHRAFAQAALHPLILRAPFVFRTFTKPLGYAGDYQMVNQLLDDPRQGPSTYFQIVNAAFLQAAVATAHRNRIDILTEFLSQKAAAARAAGRVYKVLNVGCGPAIEVQRFLETCPDAQWLAFELVDFSSETLDWTRARLTTIMQRTGRVVEIDYVHDSVHNLLKRRHGSGATGLPGSFDAVYCAGLFDYLSDKVCARLLMHFASRVGPGGRLLVTNVHADNPGKFGMEHLLEWHLIYRNEAGLSALLPEHARDPKIYVDATGVNVFAEVSIP, encoded by the coding sequence GTGTATTCACAATCGCAGATCGATCCAGTCGTCAGTTTCCGCAACACCCAGGGTGAGGCGGTGCGCGGCACGATTTTCAACTTGCAGCGCAATTCGCTGGTCATGGAAATCTATAATCCATACTCGATTGTGCAGGTCAGCGAGGTGCTCAATGACGTGACCGTGCGCATGGGGGCGAAAAACGCCTACGTGGGCAAGGCCGTCGTCATCAGCAGCGTCAACACGGGCCTGACCGCCATCGTTTCCGTGACCCTGATCGACGAGTGGCGCGAGCTGAGCGATGTGGTCGTCGTCAAGGGCGCCGTGTTGAAAGAGTCGAGCGCCTTTGTCGCCGGCTGGGGCGAGCGCTTCCGCATCCGCCGCGACTACCAGATCGTCGTCAACGAAATGCGCGCCTTCCTGTCGGAAGTGGCGCGCTGGGTCGAGCAGGTCGACCTGTCCGACTCGCTGCCCAAGGAAAACGGCCGCCTGCGCCCCGATATCTTCGACGAGCTGGCCTTGCCGCTGATGGAACAGACCCAGCTTTACCTGCGCCAGCTCGAGGTGGAAGCCTCGCTGGTCGAGGAAGAGCGGGCGCCGGCCCACCGCGCCTTCGCCCAGGCGGCGCTGCACCCGCTGATCCTGCGCGCCCCGTTCGTTTTCCGCACGTTTACCAAGCCGCTCGGCTATGCGGGCGATTACCAGATGGTCAACCAGCTGCTGGACGATCCGCGCCAGGGCCCGAGCACGTATTTTCAGATCGTCAATGCGGCCTTTCTGCAGGCGGCCGTGGCGACGGCGCACCGCAACCGCATCGATATCCTGACGGAGTTTTTGTCGCAAAAGGCGGCCGCGGCGCGCGCCGCCGGGCGTGTGTATAAGGTGCTCAACGTGGGCTGTGGCCCGGCCATCGAGGTGCAGCGTTTTCTGGAAACGTGCCCCGATGCGCAATGGCTGGCCTTCGAACTGGTCGACTTCAGCAGCGAGACGCTGGACTGGACGCGCGCGCGCCTGACCACCATCATGCAGCGCACGGGGCGCGTGGTCGAGATCGATTATGTGCACGATTCCGTGCACAACCTGCTCAAGCGCCGCCACGGTTCGGGCGCCACGGGTTTGCCCGGCAGTTTCGACGCCGTGTATTGCGCCGGCCTGTTCGACTATCTGTCCGACAAGGTGTGCGCGCGTCTGCTGATGCACTTCGCCTCGCGCGTGGGTCCCGGCGGGCGTTTGCTGGTGACGAATGTGCACGCGGATAATCCGGGCAAGTTCGGCATGGAGCATTTGCTGGAATGGCATTTGATCTATCGCAATGAAGCGGGCCTGTCGGCCTTGCTGCCCGAGCATGCAAGGGACCCGAAAATCTATGTCGACGCCACGGGCGTGAATGTGTTTGCGGAAGTGAGCATTCCTTGA
- a CDS encoding sensor histidine kinase — translation MDTPGLHAGYTAVLRDFRLEFSRGGAYTGIVLILLGMGLDSALYPDKQSAFTSARIVVSVLIFCVVLAMRTRWAQDRIQGLTFVWLILPQIMIAWMIAVTEGATSIYYVGMTLAIYSSGIVLAFGLWQNMVFGAISCLLYVAACAWHAGGFDLPSTFVVNCLFLIMSASISAVFTYFNERARFMLFQLKAEVAQKNTQLEETNKSLADIKGQMLQQEKMAAIGTLAAGMLHEVNNPVNFCMMAIEVAIEDPAAKQSALVSECLADAKQGMLRVQHIVSDLKTFAYRKSGNQLETGHFQFRSALEAAIRLVGHETKNVSISHDLPVDTLVRGDEAAIVGVLINLLGNAVLSMRKGNAPPFEIRITAHWDDNRLRISVRDNGPGIAPENLARVFEPFFTTREVGQGLGLGLSISYGVIERHGGTLSAESELGVWASMNFDLQRSDWEGR, via the coding sequence ATGGATACCCCAGGCCTGCACGCCGGCTACACGGCCGTTTTGCGCGACTTCCGCCTGGAATTCAGCCGCGGCGGGGCCTACACGGGCATCGTGCTGATCCTGCTGGGCATGGGCCTCGATTCGGCCCTGTATCCGGACAAACAGTCGGCGTTCACCAGCGCGCGCATCGTCGTGTCCGTGCTGATCTTTTGCGTCGTGCTGGCCATGCGCACGCGCTGGGCGCAAGACCGCATCCAGGGACTGACCTTTGTCTGGCTGATCCTGCCGCAAATCATGATCGCCTGGATGATCGCCGTCACGGAAGGCGCCACCTCGATCTATTATGTGGGCATGACCCTGGCCATCTATTCATCGGGCATCGTGCTGGCCTTCGGCCTGTGGCAAAATATGGTCTTTGGCGCGATTTCCTGCCTGCTGTACGTGGCTGCGTGCGCCTGGCATGCCGGCGGTTTCGACTTGCCGAGCACGTTTGTCGTCAACTGTTTATTCCTCATCATGTCGGCCAGCATCAGCGCCGTATTTACCTATTTTAACGAACGCGCCCGCTTCATGCTGTTCCAGCTGAAGGCGGAGGTGGCGCAAAAGAACACGCAGCTGGAAGAAACGAATAAAAGCCTGGCCGATATCAAGGGACAGATGCTGCAGCAAGAGAAGATGGCCGCCATCGGCACCCTGGCCGCCGGCATGCTGCACGAGGTAAACAACCCCGTGAATTTCTGCATGATGGCCATCGAGGTGGCCATCGAAGACCCGGCCGCCAAGCAAAGCGCGCTGGTCAGCGAATGCCTGGCCGACGCCAAGCAGGGCATGCTGCGCGTGCAGCACATCGTGTCCGATTTGAAAACCTTTGCCTACCGCAAGAGCGGCAACCAGCTGGAAACGGGCCACTTCCAGTTTCGCAGCGCGCTCGAGGCCGCCATCCGCCTCGTGGGTCACGAAACGAAGAATGTCAGCATCAGCCACGACTTGCCGGTCGACACCCTGGTGCGCGGCGACGAGGCGGCCATCGTGGGCGTGCTGATCAATTTGCTGGGCAATGCCGTGCTGTCCATGCGCAAGGGCAATGCGCCGCCGTTCGAGATCCGCATCACGGCCCACTGGGATGACAACCGCCTGCGCATCAGCGTGCGCGACAACGGCCCCGGTATCGCCCCGGAAAATCTGGCGCGCGTGTTCGAACCGTTCTTCACCACGCGCGAAGTGGGGCAGGGCCTGGGCCTGGGCCTGAGCATCAGCTATGGCGTGATCGAGCGCCACGGCGGCACCCTCTCCGCCGAAAGCGAGCTGGGTGTATGGGCCAGCATGAATTTCGACTTGCAGCGTTCCGACTGGGAGGGCCGCTAG
- a CDS encoding AraC family transcriptional regulator yields the protein MPLIQQGDPGIAAHHQPALVLDYARSRELATAPLLKGTGLDGGALPSAESQVSAAQYLQLLANVARGLDSADTSFMLGQQMLPGHYGAASHALLQAQNLRQALTILCDFHTLLCPLLQPRLREAGDMHVLYWVDAFGAPSQLPFLVEMHMTALAAMCRWLAGESLPWRFCFNRARPRHVEQHEVHLGQSLRFDCQVDAMLIDSSWLDKPWPRGNATAAALALRAAALAPVPAASLLGALYDYLLLNIRCAPTLERTAQEFGVSPATLKRHLARHGTHFQAELDQVRAHKAIYLFQAHGYDNDAVAAYLGFHDATNFRRSFKRWTGQTPQLLRHALALFVAG from the coding sequence ATGCCGCTGATTCAGCAGGGCGACCCCGGCATCGCGGCCCATCACCAGCCGGCGCTGGTGCTCGATTACGCGCGCAGCCGCGAACTGGCTACGGCGCCGCTGCTCAAGGGCACGGGCCTGGACGGCGGCGCGCTGCCGTCCGCGGAAAGCCAGGTGAGCGCCGCGCAATACCTGCAATTGCTGGCCAACGTGGCGCGCGGCCTCGACAGTGCCGACACCAGCTTCATGCTGGGCCAGCAAATGTTGCCCGGCCATTACGGCGCCGCCAGCCATGCCTTGCTGCAGGCGCAGAATCTGCGCCAGGCCTTGACCATCCTGTGCGATTTTCATACCTTGCTGTGTCCGCTGCTGCAGCCGCGCTTGCGGGAGGCCGGCGACATGCACGTGCTGTACTGGGTCGATGCGTTCGGCGCGCCCAGCCAGCTGCCTTTTTTGGTGGAAATGCACATGACGGCGCTGGCGGCCATGTGCCGCTGGCTGGCGGGCGAGTCCTTGCCATGGCGCTTCTGTTTCAACCGCGCGCGGCCTCGCCACGTGGAGCAGCACGAAGTGCACCTGGGCCAGTCCCTGCGTTTCGATTGCCAGGTGGACGCCATGCTCATCGATTCGAGCTGGCTCGACAAGCCCTGGCCGCGCGGCAATGCCACGGCGGCGGCGTTGGCCTTGCGCGCGGCGGCCCTGGCGCCCGTGCCGGCAGCCAGCCTGCTCGGTGCGCTGTACGACTACCTGCTGCTCAATATCCGCTGCGCACCGACCCTGGAGCGCACGGCGCAGGAATTCGGCGTCAGTCCCGCCACCCTGAAACGCCATTTGGCGCGCCATGGCACGCATTTCCAGGCCGAGCTGGACCAGGTGCGCGCGCACAAGGCGATTTATCTGTTCCAGGCGCATGGCTACGACAACGATGCCGTGGCCGCCTACCTCGGCTTTCATGATGCCACCAACTTCCGCCGCTCGTTCAAACGCTGGACGGGGCAAACGCCGCAATTATTGCGTCACGCGCTGGCCCTGTTCGTTGCTGGATGA
- a CDS encoding response regulator, with product MIDANLRLPAQREPAQGLPTILYVDDEANALKYFQRAIAPLADVLTATSVEEGKRILDEQADRIAVLVSDQRMPGAYGNELLSYCWDRHPHIVRILTTAYSELEHTVEAVNQGQIHRYIQKPWDIAALRMELKQALELARLRNEHAQLLREKLMVRQRQAVANRIGTLYALCASLAGPEQQLPVEAYLSAALTAGVTPPEPDWLLMDYADLVSSEAFRGTAFAAAVRQQLDTLEREHPGRGVEQAIDMLLPVFGAALQNQGGTALFLDGRLLTEFLETPTTAPVSAIHSFWLASLLWLARRGWSLQLSKTDLGLQGKVVQAEPALTPDHLAAWIEQF from the coding sequence ATGATTGACGCCAATCTGCGTTTACCGGCTCAGCGTGAGCCGGCGCAAGGCTTGCCGACGATACTCTATGTCGATGATGAGGCCAACGCCCTCAAATACTTCCAGCGCGCCATCGCGCCGCTGGCCGACGTGCTGACGGCCACTTCGGTCGAGGAAGGCAAGCGCATACTCGACGAGCAGGCCGACCGCATCGCCGTGCTGGTCTCCGACCAGCGCATGCCCGGCGCCTACGGCAACGAGCTGCTGTCGTATTGCTGGGACCGCCATCCGCACATCGTGCGCATCCTGACCACCGCGTATTCAGAGCTCGAGCACACGGTGGAAGCCGTCAACCAGGGGCAGATCCACCGCTACATCCAGAAGCCATGGGATATCGCGGCGTTGCGCATGGAACTCAAGCAGGCATTGGAACTGGCGCGGCTGCGCAATGAACACGCCCAGTTGCTGCGCGAAAAGCTGATGGTGCGCCAGCGGCAAGCCGTCGCCAACCGCATCGGCACCCTGTACGCCTTGTGCGCCAGCCTGGCCGGTCCGGAACAGCAGCTGCCTGTGGAAGCGTATCTGTCGGCGGCCCTGACGGCCGGCGTCACGCCGCCCGAGCCGGACTGGCTGCTGATGGATTATGCCGACCTGGTCAGTTCGGAAGCCTTCCGCGGCACGGCCTTTGCTGCCGCCGTGCGCCAGCAGCTCGACACGCTCGAGCGCGAGCATCCGGGGCGCGGCGTGGAGCAGGCGATCGACATGCTGCTGCCCGTGTTTGGCGCGGCGCTGCAAAACCAGGGCGGCACGGCGCTGTTCCTCGATGGCCGGCTGTTGACGGAATTTCTGGAAACGCCGACCACGGCGCCCGTCTCGGCCATCCACTCGTTCTGGCTGGCCAGCTTGTTGTGGCTGGCGCGGCGCGGCTGGTCGCTGCAGCTGAGCAAGACGGACCTGGGTTTGCAGGGCAAGGTGGTGCAGGCCGAACCGGCGCTCACGCCGGACCACCTGGCCGCCTGGATCGAGCAATTCTGA
- a CDS encoding GGDEF domain-containing protein, protein MLPLHRNSLIAAALALPLFLFLYATLGHVKPFAVWKWMDIVCEGGTAVMAGIWFLFTLSSRPRGRVTSLIAGGLCAIMLGSWADCLDEFFAIDKQEVWDNWLEALIPFGMLVLTIGMYYWRQEQFRLNEHLQKRERLFRDHRAFDRITQLADASYLRTQMRLEQERRPGLDCALVLLDIDSFHLINREYGHREGDRVLQAVGHMLLLNLRNDDLLCRYAGDRFAVLMPGVSREDAAVRARHLCVMVGQMRHHTNDNREIRLSLRHACSLTDGVPEVVLAELSRAVETPGRSTSPRAGSAAPA, encoded by the coding sequence ATGCTGCCATTGCACCGTAACAGCCTGATTGCCGCCGCACTGGCCTTGCCCCTGTTCTTGTTCCTGTACGCCACATTGGGCCACGTTAAACCGTTTGCCGTCTGGAAGTGGATGGATATCGTCTGCGAAGGCGGCACGGCCGTCATGGCGGGCATCTGGTTTTTGTTTACCCTCAGCAGCCGGCCGCGTGGACGGGTGACGAGCCTGATCGCCGGCGGCCTGTGCGCCATCATGCTGGGGTCTTGGGCCGATTGCCTCGATGAATTCTTCGCCATCGACAAGCAGGAAGTATGGGATAACTGGCTGGAAGCCTTGATCCCGTTCGGCATGCTGGTGCTGACGATCGGCATGTATTACTGGCGCCAGGAACAGTTCCGCCTGAACGAACATCTGCAAAAGCGCGAACGCCTGTTCCGCGACCACCGCGCCTTCGACCGTATCACGCAGCTGGCCGACGCCAGCTACCTGCGTACGCAGATGCGCCTGGAGCAGGAACGCCGGCCCGGCCTCGATTGCGCGCTGGTCTTGCTCGACATCGACAGCTTTCACCTGATTAACCGCGAATACGGCCACCGCGAAGGCGACCGCGTGCTGCAAGCCGTGGGCCACATGCTGCTGTTGAACTTGCGCAATGACGATCTGCTGTGCCGCTATGCGGGCGACCGCTTCGCCGTGCTGATGCCGGGCGTGTCGCGCGAGGATGCGGCCGTGCGGGCACGCCACCTGTGCGTCATGGTGGGGCAGATGCGCCACCACACCAACGACAACCGCGAAATCCGCCTGAGCCTGCGGCATGCGTGCTCGCTCACCGATGGCGTGCCGGAAGTGGTGCTGGCCGAGCTGAGCCGGGCCGTGGAAACACCGGGCCGCAGCACCAGTCCCAGGGCCGGCAGCGCCGCGCCCGCCTGA